A stretch of the Vigna radiata var. radiata cultivar VC1973A chromosome 7, Vradiata_ver6, whole genome shotgun sequence genome encodes the following:
- the LOC106768174 gene encoding uncharacterized protein LOC106768174 isoform X2 — protein sequence MIGVAEEGCSGEVGMASVRSCTCSPSSSSFFLRKAPSPVRFKLKFRFKINALFGDWGLGNRKNSLSFSSNHQNQFTFNLTDTETVRVSVLSSISDVSAKEWDACAVDATGPNSFNPFLSHAFLSALEHSASAVRETGWMPHHIVVKDQTNNILAVVPLYLKTHSYGEFVFDHSWANAYHSYGYKYYPKLQSCVPFTPVTGSRILLRNTSFKDQIFDIIVSAMKDITANSQLSSLHVTFPSENEWLKLTQKGFLPRIGMQYHWKNRNYKNFDDFLMDMKQSKRKNIRQERKKISAQNLIMKRLRGHEIKARHWDSFYTFYRNTTDNKWGTAHLTREFFHELGSKMGDNVLLVVAEEGDELVAGALNLIGGDTLFGRLWGCLPRSYYPSLHFEACYYQPSN from the exons ATGATTGGGGTAGCGGAGGAGGGTTGTTCCGGAGAAGTGGGAATGGCGAGTGTGAGGAGCTGTACATGcagtccttcttcttcttctttctttctgaGGAAGGCACCTTCTCCAGTGAGATTCAAATTGAAATTCAGATTCAAAATTAATGCTCTTTTTGGGGATTGGGGATTAGGGAACAGAAAGAAttccctctctttctcttcGAATCATCAAAACCAATTCACTTTCAATTTGACAGACACAGAAACAGTTCGAGTGTCGGTGTTGTCTTCCATCTCCGACGTTTCTGCAAAGGAATGGGACGCATGTGCTGTGGATGCCACTGGCCCTAACAGCTTCAATCCTTTCCTCTCCCACGCCTTTCTCTCCGCCTTGGAGCACTCTGCCTCCGCCGTCAGGGAAACTGGATGGATGCCACACCACATCGTTGTCAAAGATCAGACCAACAACATTCTCGCCGTCGTCCCTCTCTATCTTAAGACCCATTCCTACGGTGAATTTGTTTTTGATCACTCTTGGGCCAATGCTTACCATTCATACGGATACAAATATTACCCCAAGTTGCAATCTTGTGTGCCCTTCACCCCTGTGACCGGTTCAAGGATCTTGCTTCGTAACACCTCCTTCAAAGATCAAATCTTTGACATTATTGTCTCTGCAATGAAGGACATCACTGCCAAT TCACAGCTTTCCTCGTTACATGTTACTTTTCCCTCTGAGAATGAGTGGCTCAAACTCACCCAAAAGGGCTTCCTGCCCAGGATTGGAATGCAGTACCACTGGAAAAACCGTAACTACAAAAA TTTTGATGACTTCTTGATGGACATGaagcaaagtaaaagaaaaaatatacgTCAAGAACGTAAAAAG ATCTCAGCCCAAAACTTGATTATGAAACGGCTACGGGGTCATGAAATAAAG GCTAGGCACTGGGATTCCTTCTACACTTTTTACAGGAACACAACTGATAACAA ATGGGGGACTGCTCACCTGACAAGGGAATTTTTCCATGAGCTGGGATCGAAAATGGGAGACAACGTGCTACTTGTCGTGGCTGAAGAAGGGGATGAGTTAGTTGCTGGAGCCCTTAATCTTATTGGAGGAGACACTTTGTTTGGGCGCCTATGGGGGTGTTTGCCACGGAGTTACTACCCAAGTTTGCATTTTGAAGCATGCTATTACCAG